The Deltaproteobacteria bacterium region CGCGATCTCCATGGGACTCGCGGCCGTGGCTTGCGCGATGGGCGCTGGCCTCTATCCGGCGCGGCGAGCGGCCAAGCTGGACGTGGTCGAGGCATTGGCTTGGGAGTAACAGCCGTGGCTGGTGGCTCGTGGCTGGTGGTTCGTTCGAACTGAGCCGCGATTGAGCACGCGAGCGCCGGGACGAACCACGAGCCACGATTGGACTGTCGAGCGGTATACTCGCGGGCTCGATGGCGACGCCGTTCCGAATTCTCTTGGTCGAGGACGAGCCGGTGATCCGCGGCCTGGTGGAGGCGCTGCTCTCCACGGGCGAGGTGCAGGTGGAGTGCGTCTCCAGCGGCGCCGAGGCCATCAAGCGCGCGCGCGAAAATCCCTTCGACCTCTACCTGCTCGACGTGGTGCTGCCCGGGCTCGACGGCGTCTCGGTGCTGCGCATGCTCCGCGCCGACCCGGGCAACGCGGGCAAGCCGGTGTACATGCTCTCCGGCCGCCACAAGACCGCCGACGTGGACACCGCCAAGCGCGCCGGCGCCACCGGCTACATCCAGAAGCCCTTCCGCGGGGTGGAGCTCATGGAGCTCGTGGAGAAGCACCGCGGCGAAAAGCCCGCATGAGCCGCTCCCGCGCCTGCCTGCTCGCGCTCGTGGCGTTGTCGGCCTGCAGCCGGAGCTTCACGCCGCCGGTGACGCCAGACTCCGGCCTGGGCGCGCCCACCCTGGCGCCGATTGCGGGCAGCGTCTTCGCCAACCAGACCGTGGTGCTGCAGGGGACGGGCTTCTCGGACCAGGCGGCGTCGAACCAGGTGCGCGTGGGCCAGAGCCTGGCCGAGGTGGTGACCGACCCGAGCGTGGGCTCGCCGGGCGCCACCGCGCTGGAGATCGTGGTCCCCGAGCCCGGCGTGGCCGAGCTGCCGCCCCTGGTCACCGTGACCGTGAACGGCCTCACCAGCAACGCCCAGCCGCTGCAGTACCTGGGCCCCGGGCATCCGGGCGACTTCGTGCTCGTGCAGGGCTCGGACCTCTCACCCACGCCGATCACCTTGAGCATCGAGGGCGGGCTGGCCCTGGTGAGCGTGCTGCGCAACCGGGTGCACGCGCTGGTGCTGCCCGAGACGCAGCTGGTGCTCTCCTTCCCGGCCACGGGCGCGAAGCTGCCCTTCGGCGCCGCGGCGCTGCTCGACTTCCCCGGCCACGGGTTTCTCTCCTCGCCCGGGCAGACCGGCGTGGCGCTCTGGGCGTCGGAGTTCGATCCCCACGGCGGCCTGCAGACCATTCGCTCCACCGCCTTCGACACCGGCACCAGCCTGAGCCTGCCCATCGTCGACGACGGCCTGGCCATCACCACCGACTTCGGCAACCTGCGCGGGCTCACCGCGGTGGTCCCGGTGGCGGGAGGAGCGGTGGTGTACTTCGACGCCGGCTCCAACTTGCCGAGCTGGGTCATCCCGCGCGATCCGCACGAGGGCGTGGCCAGCAGCGCGAGCAACGACTTCCCCTTCGCGACCGACGCGGGGATCGTCGAGCTCGGCGTGGTGACCTCGCTGCTGATCGACCAGGGAGGCCTGGCGGTGGACAAGCTCGTGGTCGAGACCGTGCAGGGCCAGCCGCCCACCGTCCTGGCCAGCACCTTCCTCCCCGTGGGTCCCGACTCGCCTGGCGCCGCCCTGGACCTCTCCGGCGCGAACCCACAGATCATGTCGATCCAGACCGACAACAAGGTGGTCTGGTTCCCCTCGAGCAGCAGCATCAGCGGCAGCGTGCTGGTGAGCGTGAACGCCGACGACGGCGGCGCGCACGTGCTGCCGGTGGGCCTGCCCTTCGAGGTGGGCTCCATCGCCGCGACCACCAAGCACGTCGCCGTGGGCACGCCCACCTCTCCGGAGCTGGTGCTGGTGACGCCCTTCGATGACGGGGGCTTCAGCACCGCCAGCGTGCAGCTCCCCGGGCCGCCGGAGGCGCTCGACCGCGATGTCCTGCAGGAAGGCATGGTGTACGCCGTCGTCCCCGAGCCGCCCATGCTGGTGCAGGTGGACGCCGACGCCGCGCAGGTGGTGCGCTCCATGCCGCTCAACAACCAGCTCCTGGTGGCGGCGGTTCGCCCCGACGGCAAGTGGGTGGCGGTGGCGGCGCAGCGCTACCCGGCGCTGGCGGTGCTCGATGGCCAGACCCTCGTCGAAGACCCAGCGGGCTTTCAGCACTTGGCGCCGCCCGACCAGGTGGACCTCACCTTCCCGGTGAGCGCCGCCTGGCCCACGCCCAACAGCGACCAGCTCTGCGTGGCCGCGGTGCAGTACGTCATCCCCAACGGTCGGCTGGACCAGGGCTACGAGCAGTGGGGCGTGCACTGCGCGCCGCAGGACGCCGAGGGTGATCCCACGGCCGGCTGCGACGTGCTCCCGCCGCAGGCCATCGCCGCCGACGCGGGTTCGCAGATCACCGTGGCCGCGCTGCCCGACGGCCGGGTGCGCGCGCTCGGCGGCGGCCAGGCCTGGGACTGCACCGCCCGTTGCCCCGGCAGCTGTGCGGACGCGGGCGTGTACGGCCTCTTGAGCATGGTCTCCACCCGCTCGGGCGATCTCCTCGGCGTGGCCGAGACGCCCAACGGCCCGACCCTGGAGCGGGTGACGCCCGGCGGAGACAGCCGCTTGCTCTGCGGCGACGTGCCCTGCGTGCGCGAGGGCTTCGCGGGCGTCATCGCCGTGGATCCGCAGGACAAGCTGGCCCTGGTGCTCGGCCACGACGCCGCGCTGGTGAATCTCGAGACGGGCGAGATGGTGGGTCAGCTCTTGTACTTCAGCGACATCCCCGCGTCGGCGGCGTTCAGCGCGGACAGCACCCGGCTCTACGTGGGCACCGAGCTGGGCCACGTGGACGAGTACCTGCTCTCGGACAAGGGCGACGCGAACACCATCCTGCAGCCGTCGCGGAGCATCTTCGCGGGCTTCCCGGTGGCGCAGATCGCGCCCTTCCCCGACGGAAGCCGGCTGATCCTCACCGACTTCGACAGCGACCACCTGCACGTGGTGCAGTAGCGCGAAATAGGCCGCCCCCGGTGCCGTAGACCTGCCAGGCACCACAAGGAGCGCCAATCATGATCGGGATTTCGACCTTCCCCGCCCGCGACAACGCCGTCGGCGCCGCGGTCTTCACCGCCTACACCGCCTTCCTGCTCGCCTGCTTCCTCTGCTTCGCCTGAGCCCCGAGTCGGACCGGTAGCGCCCGTTTCGAGACTCTCCCCCCAGGGGCGGCTACACTTCGGGCACGATGGGGGCTTCCGCCGAGTGTCCTCAGTGTGGCGAAGCCGTGCGGCGCTCGGACGTGGAGTGTCCGAGCTGCGACGCCGTGCTCACCGCCGACCGGCGAAACAAGCCCCGTGAGCGGCCCCGGCCCGCGACCACCCAGGACCGGAAGAAGCCCAGGCGCGCCTCGCCCTCGGTGTCCACCACCGGGCCCCAGCCCGAGCTGGTGCCCCTGAACCGGCTGCTGCACGTGGCCGAGGACGTCGATCTCCGGGCGCTGAAGCTGCACCCCTACGACGCCTGGGTGGTCTCGCTGATCGACGGCAACTCCACGGGCGAGATGCTGAACACCAAGCTGGCCCTGGAAGCGCGGGAGCTGCAGGCGCTGCTGCAGGGGCTCCTCGACCGCGAGGTGATCTTCCTCGGCGACGTGGCCACCCGGGGAAAGAAGCCCCAGCGCGCGTCGATGGACGCGCCCACCCGGCACATCCCTGCCCAGAGCGCGCCCGAGGAGGAAGGCGACGTCGAAGCCGACGAGGGCGGGCCGGAGCCCACCCAGATCCTCTCGCGCGCGCAGTTCAACAAGCCGGGCATGCCCCGCGGCCGGGACCTGAACGCATCGATCATCGGCATGCCCGAGGACGACGACGAGGAGTCCACGGTCAGCCAGGCCAAGCGCGTGACCGAGCGGGGCGTGGACCGGAGCGAGCTGCAGCGCGCGGCGTGGGGCGAGTCGGGCCAGAAGCTGAGCCTGCCGCGGCCCAGCGCCATCGCCGAGCCCGAGCCCGAGACCCAGCTTCACGACGGCGACGCCGATCGCGACGCCGCCGAAGACGACGACGTGCACGGCTCGCTGCCCCAGGAGACGGTGCTCCTCGGCCGCAAGCCGGAGCCGCAAGGCGTGGCCCAGGAGACGATCCTGGTGGGCAAGAAGCCGCAGCCCAAGCCCCCGCGCGCGCCGCCCCGGCCCGTCGAGCCCGAGCCTGCGCCGCGCAAGCCGACCAAGGCCCGCGAGCCCGAGCCGCAGCGGCCGATGTCGGCGCCGGGGTATCGGCCGCCGCAGCCTGCTCCCGCGAACCGGGGCGTGCCCAAGCCGACCCTGGGCATCGAGGACGTCGACGCCCAGGGCGCCCTGCAGGTGGCGCAGCAGATGGAGCAGGCTGGCCGGCTGGAAGAAGCGGTGGCCTACCTGGAGCGCGCGCTGGATCGCCATCCCGAGGCGGCGCCGCTCCACAACCGGCTGGCCATGATCCTCATGCGCGACTTCGAGGACTTCGCGCGCGCGGAAGAGCTCATCCTCCAGGCGCTGCGGCTCGCGCCCGGCCACCCCATGTTCACGCGGAACCTGAACCAGGTGCGCCAGCAGGTGCGCGACGCCAAGCGCAAGCGGCGCTGAGGGCTACGCGCTTCGGAAGCGACGACCGGCGACCACGCCCGACGTCACCGCGCCCGCCACGCCCGTCGCCGCGGCGAGGATGAAGGCCAGCACCACCCGCTCCGGGCGGTCGCCGAAGTGCGGCGCGAGGATGAACGCCAGCCTGAACGCCAGGTATCCGCTCGCCAGCCCCCCGAAGAGGGCCCAGAGGAAGACCTTGATGGCTGAGGGCAGTCCGTCGCGCATCGGCAGAGGATTCCAGATCGGCCGGCTGGCTTTCAAGGGCCTGGCTGCTCAGTGGGCGCTTTCGCATCGCGATTGACCCCCTGGGGCGAGGCCATTACGGTGCGCGCATGCGAGTGGGAATCGTCGTCTTCCCGGGGTCGAACTGCGACCACGACGCCGTGCACGCGGTGGAGGACGTCTGCGGCCACCAGGCCGTGCCCCTCTGGCACAAAGAGGCGGACCTCAAGGCCGTGGACGCGGTGATCCTCCCCGGCGGCTTCTCGTACGGCGACTACCTGCGCTGCGGCGCCATCGCCGCCCTCGCGCCGGTGATGGGCGAGGTGAGGCGCTTCGCCGACTCGGGCGGGCCGGTCTTGGGCATCTGCAACGGCTTTCAGATCCTCTGCGAGTCGGGGCTCTTGCCGGGCGTGCTCCTGCGCAACGCCTCGCTCCAGTTCCGCTGCCAGGACGTGCTCGTCAAGGTCGAGAACGACAAGACGCGCTTCACCTCGAAGGTGCCAGCGCAGACGCCGCTGCGCATCCCCATCGCCCACGCCGACGGCAACTACTTCTGCGACGACGCCACGCTCGAGAAGCTCGAGGCCAATGGCCAGGTGGTGCTGCGCTACGTGGACGAGACCGGCGCGGCGACGGCCGACGCCAACCCCAACGGCTCCCGGCACAACATCGCGGGCATCGTGAGCGCCCAGGGCAACGTGATGGGCCTCATGCCCCACCCCGAGCGCGCGTGCGAGGCCGTGCTCGGCTCGACCGACGGCCTGGGCTTCTTCCGCTCGCTGCTCGGATGAAGCGCGCGCTCGCCATCGCGCTGGTGCTGGCGCCGCTCGCCGCGCACGCGTCGCCGCCGCACGCGGTGGTCGAGGTGCGCCCCGGCGACGTGACCTTTCAAAAGCTCTTCGAGGTGAGCGCCATCGCCTCGGCAGATCCGTCGATCGCCACCGTGGAGCAGATGCCCTCGGGCGAGCTGCTCATCAGCGGCAAGAAGGCCGGGACCACGGACATCGTGGCCATGGCCGGCGGCAAGGTGGTGGGCCTGCGCGTTCATGTCCGGCCGCTCGGCGCGCCGCTCCCGGGCGACGGCGCCGCCCAGCTCGCCGCCATGCAGAAGGCCTGCCCCACCCACCGGCTGGTGGGCGACGGCGCGGACCAACAGCTCGGCGTCACCCCCAGCTCCAAGGAATGTCGGGCCGCGCTGGTGGCGCTCTTCGCCACCGATCGCTTCATGGTGAAGCAGATCTCGGTGGACTTCGACACCGCGTCGCTGCAGGCCCAGCTCGCGGAGATCGAGGAGGCGCTCCAGGCCGCGAAGCTGCCGGTGACCCTGCGCTACCAGGGCGCCACCCTGCTCTTGAAGGGCAACCTCACCCAGGCGCAGGCGGGTCAACTCGCGGTGCTCATCTACAGCCACGTGGTGGGCGGCGCGCCGCTCGACGATTCAGAGCTGGAGATCGAGGCGCCCGACGCCGGAGCCCCAGAAGCGCCTGCCCCGCACAGCGCCCCCGTGCGATGATGCT contains the following coding sequences:
- a CDS encoding tetratricopeptide repeat protein, with translation MRRSDVECPSCDAVLTADRRNKPRERPRPATTQDRKKPRRASPSVSTTGPQPELVPLNRLLHVAEDVDLRALKLHPYDAWVVSLIDGNSTGEMLNTKLALEARELQALLQGLLDREVIFLGDVATRGKKPQRASMDAPTRHIPAQSAPEEEGDVEADEGGPEPTQILSRAQFNKPGMPRGRDLNASIIGMPEDDDEESTVSQAKRVTERGVDRSELQRAAWGESGQKLSLPRPSAIAEPEPETQLHDGDADRDAAEDDDVHGSLPQETVLLGRKPEPQGVAQETILVGKKPQPKPPRAPPRPVEPEPAPRKPTKAREPEPQRPMSAPGYRPPQPAPANRGVPKPTLGIEDVDAQGALQVAQQMEQAGRLEEAVAYLERALDRHPEAAPLHNRLAMILMRDFEDFARAEELILQALRLAPGHPMFTRNLNQVRQQVRDAKRKRR
- a CDS encoding IPT/TIG domain-containing protein, coding for MSRSRACLLALVALSACSRSFTPPVTPDSGLGAPTLAPIAGSVFANQTVVLQGTGFSDQAASNQVRVGQSLAEVVTDPSVGSPGATALEIVVPEPGVAELPPLVTVTVNGLTSNAQPLQYLGPGHPGDFVLVQGSDLSPTPITLSIEGGLALVSVLRNRVHALVLPETQLVLSFPATGAKLPFGAAALLDFPGHGFLSSPGQTGVALWASEFDPHGGLQTIRSTAFDTGTSLSLPIVDDGLAITTDFGNLRGLTAVVPVAGGAVVYFDAGSNLPSWVIPRDPHEGVASSASNDFPFATDAGIVELGVVTSLLIDQGGLAVDKLVVETVQGQPPTVLASTFLPVGPDSPGAALDLSGANPQIMSIQTDNKVVWFPSSSSISGSVLVSVNADDGGAHVLPVGLPFEVGSIAATTKHVAVGTPTSPELVLVTPFDDGGFSTASVQLPGPPEALDRDVLQEGMVYAVVPEPPMLVQVDADAAQVVRSMPLNNQLLVAAVRPDGKWVAVAAQRYPALAVLDGQTLVEDPAGFQHLAPPDQVDLTFPVSAAWPTPNSDQLCVAAVQYVIPNGRLDQGYEQWGVHCAPQDAEGDPTAGCDVLPPQAIAADAGSQITVAALPDGRVRALGGGQAWDCTARCPGSCADAGVYGLLSMVSTRSGDLLGVAETPNGPTLERVTPGGDSRLLCGDVPCVREGFAGVIAVDPQDKLALVLGHDAALVNLETGEMVGQLLYFSDIPASAAFSADSTRLYVGTELGHVDEYLLSDKGDANTILQPSRSIFAGFPVAQIAPFPDGSRLILTDFDSDHLHVVQ
- the purQ gene encoding phosphoribosylformylglycinamidine synthase subunit PurQ, coding for MRVGIVVFPGSNCDHDAVHAVEDVCGHQAVPLWHKEADLKAVDAVILPGGFSYGDYLRCGAIAALAPVMGEVRRFADSGGPVLGICNGFQILCESGLLPGVLLRNASLQFRCQDVLVKVENDKTRFTSKVPAQTPLRIPIAHADGNYFCDDATLEKLEANGQVVLRYVDETGAATADANPNGSRHNIAGIVSAQGNVMGLMPHPERACEAVLGSTDGLGFFRSLLG
- a CDS encoding pilus assembly protein N-terminal domain-containing protein, producing the protein MKRALAIALVLAPLAAHASPPHAVVEVRPGDVTFQKLFEVSAIASADPSIATVEQMPSGELLISGKKAGTTDIVAMAGGKVVGLRVHVRPLGAPLPGDGAAQLAAMQKACPTHRLVGDGADQQLGVTPSSKECRAALVALFATDRFMVKQISVDFDTASLQAQLAEIEEALQAAKLPVTLRYQGATLLLKGNLTQAQAGQLAVLIYSHVVGGAPLDDSELEIEAPDAGAPEAPAPHSAPVR
- a CDS encoding response regulator, with amino-acid sequence MATPFRILLVEDEPVIRGLVEALLSTGEVQVECVSSGAEAIKRARENPFDLYLLDVVLPGLDGVSVLRMLRADPGNAGKPVYMLSGRHKTADVDTAKRAGATGYIQKPFRGVELMELVEKHRGEKPA